The proteins below are encoded in one region of Micromonospora yangpuensis:
- a CDS encoding TrmH family RNA methyltransferase — protein MTGEQLEVGVGPWPGDPPQDPRYDPELLAEGDRRNVVDRYRYWRREAVVADLDGRRHDFHVAIENWQHDFNIGTVVRNANAFLAAEVHIVGRRRWNRRGAMVTDRYQHVRHHDTIEGFVGWAAGQRLPVVGIDNLPGCRPLESSVLPRRCVLLFGQEGPGLSAAARDGCDALFSIAQYGSTRSINAGVASGIAMHAWIRAHAGPPPA, from the coding sequence GTGACCGGTGAGCAGCTCGAAGTCGGCGTCGGCCCCTGGCCGGGCGACCCGCCGCAGGACCCCCGCTACGACCCCGAGCTGCTCGCCGAGGGCGACCGGCGCAACGTCGTCGACAGGTACCGGTACTGGCGGCGGGAGGCCGTGGTGGCCGACCTGGACGGGCGCCGGCACGACTTCCACGTGGCCATCGAGAACTGGCAGCACGACTTCAACATCGGCACGGTGGTCCGCAACGCCAACGCGTTCCTCGCCGCCGAGGTGCACATCGTCGGTCGACGTCGGTGGAACCGGCGGGGTGCCATGGTGACCGACCGGTACCAGCACGTCCGGCACCACGACACGATCGAGGGATTCGTCGGTTGGGCGGCCGGTCAGCGGCTGCCCGTGGTCGGTATCGACAACCTGCCCGGCTGTCGGCCACTGGAGAGCAGTGTGCTGCCCCGCCGGTGCGTCCTGCTCTTCGGTCAGGAGGGCCCGGGGCTCTCCGCGGCGGCCCGGGACGGCTGTGACGCGCTCTTCTCCATCGCCCAGTACGGCTCGACCCGCTCGATCAACGCGGGGGTGGCCAGCGGTATCGCGATGCACGCCTGGATCCGCGCGCACGCCGGTCCGCCGCCGGCCTGA
- a CDS encoding DMT family transporter, translating to MPHPQHRPPLDPVTTGALVLAIVAVSSSGALVAFAAASALAVAFWRNLLSLAVLGPFSLARRRSEFRTLVSQAGRREGWYCVLSGVALAAHFATWMPSVQLTSVATATAMVATQPVWQGVIARAQGRRLPALVWAGIGLAVAGAVLVSGADFAVSGRAFAGDLLAVAGGLFAAVYTALGERARVSISTATYTTICYGVCAVILLVVCLVGRVPLTGFDAATWAAILALVVGAQLLGHSMFNYALRRVSATTISVLILLEVPGAALIAWVWLDQLPQPLALPGLALLLAGVAVVVVGGARAGRGVKPVPVPADPAPLGD from the coding sequence GTGCCCCACCCTCAGCACCGCCCACCGCTGGATCCGGTCACCACCGGAGCCCTCGTCCTCGCCATCGTCGCGGTCTCCTCGTCGGGTGCGCTGGTCGCGTTCGCCGCCGCCTCGGCGCTGGCCGTGGCGTTCTGGCGGAACCTGCTCTCGCTGGCCGTGCTGGGCCCGTTCTCGTTGGCCCGGCGTCGCTCCGAGTTCCGTACCCTGGTCAGCCAGGCCGGCCGCCGGGAGGGCTGGTACTGCGTACTCTCCGGGGTGGCGCTGGCCGCCCACTTCGCCACCTGGATGCCGAGCGTGCAGCTCACCTCGGTGGCCACCGCCACCGCGATGGTCGCCACCCAGCCGGTGTGGCAGGGAGTGATCGCCCGGGCCCAGGGCCGGCGGCTGCCCGCGCTGGTCTGGGCCGGCATCGGGCTGGCCGTGGCCGGCGCGGTGCTCGTCTCCGGTGCCGACTTCGCCGTCTCCGGCCGGGCGTTCGCCGGTGACCTGCTGGCGGTGGCCGGTGGCCTGTTCGCGGCGGTCTACACCGCGCTCGGCGAACGGGCCCGGGTCAGCATCAGCACCGCCACCTACACCACCATCTGCTACGGCGTGTGTGCGGTGATCCTGCTGGTCGTCTGCCTGGTCGGTCGGGTGCCGCTGACCGGCTTCGACGCCGCTACCTGGGCCGCGATCCTCGCGCTGGTGGTCGGGGCCCAACTGCTCGGGCACTCGATGTTCAACTACGCGCTCCGGCGGGTCTCCGCGACCACGATCAGTGTGCTGATCCTGCTGGAGGTGCCGGGAGCGGCTTTGATCGCCTGGGTCTGGCTGGACCAGCTGCCCCAGCCGCTCGCCCTGCCCGGACTGGCGCTGCTGCTGGCCGGCGTCGCGGTGGTGGTGGTCGGTGGTGCGCGGGCCGGCCGGGGGGTCAAGCCGGTGCCGGTACCGGCCGACCCCGCCCCGCTCGGGGACTGA
- a CDS encoding CoA-binding protein, giving the protein MRTAQQILADAAVIAVVGASRDPGKAAHRVPAEMQRYGWRIIPVNPSVDELFGEQAYASLADIPYPVDLVNVFRPATDAVEVVRAAVAIGTPAVWLQLGIVSPPARQIAEEAGIDYVEDRCLIVERAAGGLTRLG; this is encoded by the coding sequence ATGCGTACCGCTCAGCAGATCCTCGCCGACGCCGCTGTGATCGCCGTGGTGGGCGCCTCCCGGGATCCCGGCAAGGCCGCACACCGGGTGCCGGCGGAAATGCAGCGGTACGGCTGGCGGATCATCCCGGTCAACCCCTCGGTCGACGAGTTGTTCGGTGAGCAGGCGTACGCGTCGCTGGCCGACATCCCGTACCCGGTCGACCTGGTCAACGTGTTCCGACCGGCCACCGACGCCGTCGAGGTGGTCCGGGCGGCGGTGGCGATCGGCACCCCGGCGGTCTGGTTGCAACTCGGGATCGTGTCGCCGCCGGCCCGGCAGATCGCCGAGGAGGCCGGCATCGACTACGTCGAGGACCGCTGCCTCATCGTCGAACGCGCCGCCGGCGGGTTGACCCGCCTCGGCTGA
- a CDS encoding thiol-disulfide oxidoreductase DCC family protein produces the protein MVTSTFVYDGDCAFCTRCAQFVERRIPTGAQVVPWQFADLAALRLTADECAEAVQWAGADGSRAAGPDAIARLLAGSSAPWRLAGAVLRLPPVRAAAWPLYRWVARNRHRMPGGTAACAVPTAPRD, from the coding sequence ATGGTCACGTCCACCTTCGTCTACGACGGCGACTGCGCGTTCTGCACCCGGTGCGCGCAGTTCGTCGAGCGACGGATTCCCACCGGTGCCCAGGTGGTGCCCTGGCAGTTCGCCGACCTGGCGGCGCTGCGGTTGACCGCCGACGAGTGCGCGGAGGCGGTGCAGTGGGCCGGTGCGGACGGCTCCCGTGCCGCCGGCCCGGACGCCATCGCCCGGCTGCTGGCCGGCAGTTCCGCACCCTGGCGGCTGGCCGGTGCCGTGCTGCGGCTCCCGCCGGTGCGCGCCGCCGCTTGGCCGCTCTACCGCTGGGTGGCCCGCAACCGGCACCGGATGCCCGGTGGCACCGCCGCCTGCGCGGTCCCCACCGCGCCCCGGGACTGA
- a CDS encoding SDR family NAD(P)-dependent oxidoreductase gives MEDLTGRRIVVVTGASSGIGLAAAVALARRGDQVAMVGRDPARLRSAGEQVREAAGIRPELFRADFAVLDDVRGLAQRLREAYQRIDVLANNAGAIVLQPVRTVDGFELSIQANHLAPFLLSNLLADRIGRLVVTASGAHRSGTLDPDDLNAALRRYRPMRAYGTSKQANILFAAEAARRWPDVPAYSFHPGVVRTRFGSDSPLVALGMRIMPFRSPERGAETLIWLATQDPSRLTNGGYHYNRRRHRAFGKATDPALAARLWTASARAVGLTPGD, from the coding sequence GTGGAAGATCTCACTGGACGCCGAATCGTGGTGGTGACCGGGGCCAGCTCCGGCATCGGACTGGCCGCCGCAGTCGCCCTGGCCAGGCGAGGTGACCAGGTGGCGATGGTCGGGCGGGACCCGGCCCGGTTACGCTCCGCCGGGGAGCAGGTCCGGGAGGCAGCCGGGATTCGACCGGAGCTGTTCCGGGCCGACTTCGCCGTCCTCGACGACGTACGCGGTCTCGCGCAGCGGCTGCGGGAGGCGTACCAACGGATCGACGTGCTGGCCAACAACGCCGGGGCCATCGTGCTGCAGCCGGTGCGCACCGTCGACGGTTTCGAGCTTTCCATCCAGGCCAACCACCTGGCTCCGTTCCTGCTCAGCAACCTGCTGGCCGACCGGATCGGACGGCTGGTGGTCACCGCCTCCGGGGCACACCGCAGCGGCACCCTGGACCCCGACGACCTCAACGCCGCGCTGCGCCGGTACCGGCCGATGCGCGCGTACGGCACCAGCAAGCAGGCGAACATCCTCTTCGCCGCCGAGGCGGCCCGACGGTGGCCGGACGTGCCGGCGTACTCCTTTCATCCGGGGGTGGTGCGGACCCGGTTCGGGTCGGACAGCCCGCTGGTCGCCCTCGGCATGCGGATCATGCCGTTCCGCAGCCCGGAGCGGGGGGCGGAGACCCTAATCTGGCTGGCCACCCAGGATCCGTCCCGGTTGACCAACGGCGGCTACCACTACAACCGGCGCCGGCACCGGGCCTTCGGCAAGGCGACCGACCCGGCACTGGCTGCCCGGCTCTGGACGGCCAGCGCCCGGGCCGTCGGGCTCACCCCTGGCGACTGA
- a CDS encoding MFS transporter permease: MAGEPVIRWLTEPVPKGRVAAFRTLVYLFVAADLVFFTPWVRARVSVPGDLYQPLFVGRLLSLPTPTAALVTVLFWALLGLALLAATGRLPRLLGWAVCLLYLEWMIVAMSYGKVDHDRFGLLVALAVLPTVGRARHGDPTRTEAGGWALRVTQIAVVCTYFLAAWAKLRFGGLDWLTGSVLARAIIRRGTELADLVAQVPYLLIVAQFGIVAFELLSPVVFVLRERWRLAMVGFFYSFHAVTMATITISFAPHLVAMASFLPLERVRPLHWLRQRPWSRGVGGGGGDVVGGSGAGGGGAGGGGGAGGGGAGRQLSGVADGPSAGADARAVQPASPPRHD, translated from the coding sequence TTGGCAGGCGAGCCAGTGATCCGCTGGTTGACCGAGCCGGTGCCGAAGGGCCGGGTGGCTGCCTTCCGTACCCTGGTCTATCTCTTCGTCGCCGCGGACCTGGTCTTCTTCACTCCCTGGGTGCGCGCCCGGGTCAGCGTGCCGGGGGACCTGTACCAGCCGCTGTTCGTCGGCCGGCTGTTGTCTCTGCCCACCCCGACGGCGGCCCTGGTGACCGTGCTCTTCTGGGCGCTGCTGGGATTGGCCCTGCTCGCCGCCACCGGGCGCCTGCCCCGGTTGCTCGGCTGGGCGGTCTGCCTGCTCTACCTGGAGTGGATGATCGTCGCGATGAGCTACGGCAAGGTCGACCACGACCGGTTCGGGCTGCTCGTCGCACTGGCCGTGCTGCCCACGGTGGGTCGCGCCCGGCACGGCGATCCGACCCGCACCGAGGCCGGCGGCTGGGCGCTGCGGGTCACCCAGATCGCCGTGGTCTGCACCTACTTCCTGGCCGCCTGGGCGAAACTACGCTTCGGCGGGTTGGACTGGCTGACCGGCTCGGTGCTGGCCCGGGCGATCATCCGGCGCGGAACCGAACTGGCCGACCTGGTCGCGCAGGTGCCGTACCTGTTGATCGTCGCCCAGTTCGGCATCGTCGCGTTCGAACTGCTCAGCCCGGTGGTCTTCGTGCTCCGGGAACGGTGGCGGCTGGCCATGGTCGGCTTCTTCTACTCGTTCCACGCGGTGACCATGGCCACGATCACCATCTCGTTCGCCCCGCACCTGGTGGCGATGGCGAGCTTCCTGCCGTTGGAACGGGTCCGCCCGCTGCACTGGCTGCGTCAGCGACCATGGTCGCGCGGCGTCGGTGGCGGTGGCGGTGACGTCGTCGGTGGTAGTGGTGCCGGCGGTGGTGGTGCCGGCGGTGGTGGTGGTGCCGGCGGTGGTGGTGCCGGCCGGCAACTGTCCGGAGTCGCCGACGGCCCGTCCGCCGGAGCCGACGCACGCGCGGTCCAACCGGCGTCGCCGCCACGCCACGACTAG
- a CDS encoding cellulose binding domain-containing protein — MPAPPHQSRRTTPVVLLRRLLVARPALRRLAGGRGDGSRSTWLVLTAAVGVLAATAVSVVVSLWGPGRSSAVDPPPGPGIAAPSQAGTAAGQSVTAADPDPSTRSSPTPTPRTTSPSSTPSTRPDTPPSVPAASIVPSSTAPSTRPKAKTTSAPVPQPSVIPLAATFALDGAGVFSYGAAVTIDNPASTAVTGWSLVVTLPRDSLNVTSVTGARATRSGATWTFAPDDSNGQVPGNQSVRVTFRVSGTWGSSAPTACTIDGVACAGLSN; from the coding sequence GTGCCGGCACCACCGCACCAGTCCCGACGGACCACGCCCGTCGTCCTTCTTCGCCGCCTCCTGGTCGCCCGGCCGGCGCTGCGGCGGCTGGCCGGCGGCCGGGGCGACGGTTCCCGCTCCACCTGGCTCGTCCTGACCGCAGCGGTCGGGGTGCTCGCCGCGACCGCGGTCTCGGTCGTCGTGTCGCTCTGGGGCCCCGGCCGGTCCTCGGCCGTCGATCCGCCCCCGGGCCCCGGCATCGCCGCCCCGTCGCAGGCCGGCACCGCCGCCGGGCAGAGCGTGACCGCCGCCGACCCGGACCCGTCGACCCGGTCCAGCCCGACACCGACACCACGGACGACCTCGCCCAGCTCCACCCCGTCGACCCGGCCCGACACCCCGCCCTCGGTACCGGCCGCGTCCATCGTCCCGTCCAGTACCGCGCCGTCCACCAGGCCCAAGGCCAAGACCACCTCGGCACCGGTGCCGCAGCCCTCGGTGATCCCGCTCGCCGCCACCTTCGCCCTGGACGGTGCCGGCGTGTTCAGCTACGGCGCCGCCGTCACGATCGACAACCCCGCGTCGACCGCGGTGACGGGCTGGAGCCTGGTCGTCACCCTGCCGCGGGACTCCCTCAACGTCACCTCGGTCACCGGGGCCCGCGCCACCCGCTCCGGGGCGACCTGGACCTTCGCCCCCGACGACAGCAACGGGCAGGTGCCGGGCAACCAGTCCGTCCGGGTGACGTTCCGGGTCAGCGGGACGTGGGGAAGCTCCGCGCCGACCGCCTGCACCATCGACGGCGTGGCCTGCGCCGGCCTGTCGAACTGA
- a CDS encoding VOC family protein: MAYDFQVVLDAAEPHPLADWWAETLGWQVEPSDEAFIRRMIDQGWATEEDTTTHNGVLVWRVGAAIRHPESGLRVLFQQVPEPKSVKNRMHLDVRVGPDGTEAEVARLTGRGATFLHRGQQGPHSWVTLADPEGNEFCVV, from the coding sequence ATGGCATATGACTTCCAGGTGGTGCTGGACGCGGCGGAGCCGCATCCGCTCGCCGACTGGTGGGCCGAGACGCTCGGCTGGCAGGTGGAGCCCTCGGACGAGGCGTTCATCCGGCGGATGATCGACCAGGGTTGGGCCACGGAGGAAGACACCACCACCCACAATGGCGTGCTGGTCTGGCGGGTCGGCGCGGCGATCCGCCATCCGGAGTCCGGGCTCCGGGTGCTCTTCCAGCAGGTTCCCGAGCCCAAGTCGGTGAAGAACCGGATGCACCTCGACGTGCGGGTGGGCCCGGACGGGACGGAGGCCGAGGTGGCCCGGTTGACCGGGCGGGGCGCGACCTTCCTGCACCGGGGGCAGCAGGGTCCACACTCCTGGGTGACCCTCGCCGATCCGGAGGGCAACGAGTTCTGCGTGGTCTGA
- a CDS encoding DUF4190 domain-containing protein, which translates to MTNPPPPGNWPDPTGSPPEPAPQSTPPVDPTLPASGQPFIDQSVNADPYAPNQAIGKDPYAPMPYGGPQPYPTPYPAGPGYGYPPAPRTNGMALAAMILSLVGVMTCITAPVGAILGHVSLSQIRQTGEGGESMAKAAIIVGWILTGLVILGVIAYIAIIAFAVISTTSTAP; encoded by the coding sequence ATGACGAACCCCCCACCCCCGGGCAACTGGCCCGACCCGACCGGGTCGCCACCGGAGCCGGCACCCCAGTCCACGCCACCGGTCGATCCGACCCTGCCCGCCAGCGGCCAGCCCTTCATCGACCAGTCGGTCAACGCGGACCCCTACGCGCCGAACCAGGCGATCGGCAAGGACCCGTACGCGCCGATGCCGTACGGCGGCCCGCAGCCGTACCCGACTCCGTACCCGGCCGGGCCTGGCTACGGCTACCCGCCGGCACCCCGGACCAACGGTATGGCGCTCGCGGCGATGATCCTCTCCCTGGTCGGCGTGATGACCTGCATCACCGCACCGGTCGGCGCGATCCTCGGTCACGTCAGCCTGAGTCAGATCCGGCAGACCGGTGAGGGCGGCGAGAGCATGGCGAAGGCCGCCATCATCGTCGGCTGGATCCTCACCGGGCTGGTGATCCTGGGGGTCATCGCCTACATCGCGATCATCGCCTTCGCGGTCATCTCGACGACCAGCACCGCACCCTGA
- a CDS encoding SDR family NAD(P)-dependent oxidoreductase, producing MAFDARAADRSGSRPRRDASRPGFARRTRGGTPTGTPGHDEPVALPEPVTLRLDGKVALVTGAGSPDGIGYATARRLADLGARVAIVSTTRRIHERAGELGVTGFVADLTDESEVGALADAVTEQLGDVEVLVNNAGLASRASPEVLRPVAQLSYDEWRGEIDRNLNTAFLCSRAFINGMAERGWGRIVNLAATAGPVNALPTESAYAAAKAGVVGLTRALAMEMIADGVTVNAVAPGTIHTAASTMAEIKQGLGTPVGRPGMPDEVAAAITFLCSPAASYITGQMLVVDGGNSVREAQFR from the coding sequence ATGGCATTTGACGCGCGAGCTGCGGATCGTTCCGGCAGTCGACCGAGACGGGACGCGAGCCGCCCCGGGTTCGCCCGGCGCACCCGGGGCGGGACCCCGACCGGCACCCCGGGGCACGACGAACCGGTGGCGCTGCCGGAGCCGGTTACCCTACGGCTCGACGGGAAGGTCGCCCTGGTCACCGGGGCGGGCAGCCCGGACGGCATCGGGTACGCCACCGCCCGCCGCCTGGCCGACCTCGGCGCCCGGGTCGCCATCGTCTCCACCACCCGGCGGATCCACGAACGGGCCGGCGAACTCGGGGTGACCGGTTTCGTCGCCGACCTGACCGACGAGTCGGAGGTGGGTGCGCTCGCCGACGCGGTGACCGAACAGCTCGGCGACGTGGAGGTGCTGGTCAACAACGCCGGCCTGGCCAGTCGGGCCAGTCCGGAGGTGCTGCGTCCGGTCGCCCAGCTCAGTTACGACGAGTGGCGCGGCGAGATCGACCGGAACCTGAACACCGCGTTCCTCTGCAGCCGCGCGTTCATCAACGGGATGGCCGAGCGTGGTTGGGGGCGGATCGTCAACCTGGCGGCCACCGCCGGTCCGGTCAACGCGTTGCCCACCGAGTCGGCGTACGCGGCGGCCAAGGCGGGGGTGGTCGGGCTGACCCGGGCGCTGGCGATGGAGATGATCGCCGACGGAGTCACCGTCAACGCGGTCGCCCCGGGGACGATCCACACCGCCGCCTCCACCATGGCCGAGATCAAGCAGGGGCTCGGCACCCCGGTCGGCCGGCCGGGCATGCCGGACGAGGTGGCCGCGGCGATCACCTTCCTCTGTTCACCGGCGGCGTCGTACATCACCGGCCAGATGCTGGTGGTCGACGGCGGCAACAGCGTCCGCGAGGCGCAGTTCCGCTGA
- a CDS encoding DUF4190 domain-containing protein, producing the protein MSQPPSSDQPDPWHPASDQPPSPYEQPASSYEQPPSPYEQPGRPGGEPPSQWAEPGRAGAGSGPQWGGPQQWGQQQSAYPPQAPYGQYGPPPGAGANRGTNVPAILSLVFAFVFAPAGIVLGHVAKRQIRRTGEDGEQLASWGLILSYVFTALYVLGCVGWIALVIWAGTDSGTGSYR; encoded by the coding sequence GTGAGCCAACCACCGTCGTCCGATCAGCCCGACCCGTGGCACCCGGCCTCGGACCAGCCACCATCGCCGTACGAGCAGCCTGCGTCGTCGTACGAGCAGCCACCATCGCCGTACGAGCAGCCTGGTCGCCCCGGCGGCGAGCCGCCGTCGCAGTGGGCCGAGCCGGGCCGGGCTGGCGCCGGGTCGGGGCCGCAGTGGGGCGGGCCGCAGCAGTGGGGGCAGCAGCAGTCGGCCTACCCGCCGCAGGCGCCGTACGGCCAGTACGGACCGCCCCCGGGAGCGGGGGCGAACAGGGGCACGAACGTGCCCGCCATCCTGTCGTTGGTCTTCGCCTTCGTGTTCGCTCCGGCCGGGATCGTCCTCGGTCACGTGGCCAAGCGACAAATCCGGCGAACCGGTGAGGACGGCGAGCAGTTGGCCAGCTGGGGGCTGATCCTCAGCTACGTCTTCACCGCGCTGTACGTGCTCGGGTGCGTCGGCTGGATCGCCCTGGTGATCTGGGCAGGCACCGACAGCGGCACCGGCTCGTACCGCTGA
- a CDS encoding Rv2578c family radical SAM protein: MRWDNLSAAPDEEGLARPTGGPPPAPHRPSAPPLPLAMPDAVVRTFDTPGFAGMTFYEVRAKSIINRVPGTSRVPFEQTINPYRGCGHACVYCFARNTHTYLDLDAGPDFDRKVIVKVNAGELVRRELAAPKWRGAHIAMGTNVDCYQRAEGRYALMPPIIEALRDFANPFSILTKGTLLLRDLPLLRQAAEVTRIGVSYSVGFVDETLWRSVEPGTPSPRRRLDAVRTLTDAGFAVGVLMAPILPGLSDDEESIEATVAAIAAAGAASVTPLALHLRPGAREWYAHWLAREHPHLVPHYRELYRAGAYAPQAYQRELTARVRIAARRHGLPRSSAVDDRRGSPIPARPPAEQLTLL; this comes from the coding sequence ATGCGCTGGGACAACCTCTCCGCCGCACCGGACGAGGAAGGCCTCGCCCGGCCCACGGGCGGCCCCCCGCCGGCACCACATCGACCGTCGGCACCGCCGCTGCCGCTGGCCATGCCCGACGCGGTCGTGCGCACCTTCGACACCCCCGGCTTCGCCGGAATGACCTTCTACGAGGTACGCGCGAAGTCGATCATCAACCGGGTGCCCGGCACCTCCCGGGTGCCCTTCGAACAGACCATCAACCCGTACCGGGGCTGTGGTCACGCCTGTGTCTACTGCTTCGCCCGCAACACCCACACCTACCTGGACCTGGACGCCGGCCCGGACTTCGACCGCAAGGTGATCGTCAAGGTCAACGCGGGTGAGCTGGTCCGGCGGGAGCTGGCCGCCCCGAAGTGGCGGGGTGCGCACATCGCGATGGGCACCAACGTGGACTGCTACCAGCGGGCCGAGGGCCGGTACGCGCTCATGCCGCCGATCATCGAGGCGCTCCGGGACTTCGCCAACCCGTTCTCGATTCTCACCAAGGGCACGTTGCTCCTGCGGGACCTACCCTTGCTGCGTCAGGCCGCCGAGGTGACCCGGATCGGCGTGTCGTACTCGGTGGGATTCGTCGACGAGACGCTGTGGCGGTCGGTGGAGCCCGGCACGCCCAGCCCCCGCCGTCGGCTGGACGCCGTCCGGACGCTCACCGATGCCGGGTTCGCCGTCGGGGTGCTGATGGCACCGATCCTGCCCGGATTGAGCGACGACGAAGAGTCGATCGAGGCCACTGTCGCGGCCATCGCCGCCGCCGGGGCAGCCAGCGTTACGCCGCTGGCCCTGCACCTGCGCCCCGGCGCCCGCGAGTGGTACGCACACTGGCTGGCCCGGGAGCACCCGCACCTGGTGCCCCACTACCGGGAGCTGTACCGGGCGGGGGCCTACGCGCCGCAGGCGTACCAGCGGGAGCTGACCGCCCGGGTGCGCATCGCCGCCCGGCGGCACGGCCTGCCCCGGTCCTCCGCTGTCGACGACCGACGTGGGTCGCCGATCCCCGCCCGGCCACCTGCCGAACAGCTCACCCTCCTCTGA
- a CDS encoding DUF6758 family protein → MSCPRCGGSVRPPDLMHAESRCARCGPVPPLHVPERIGAEIVASVVDRLRADVDPPQRPGVPLWCPWPLPPGWTITGVAYAGDDRAGIRATAVACAGPAPLTGGPADLVFVAEEPGTGLGTGLAGVSGPDPGPQVVEALSDPGPRHPEHHSTAKIKVAGHPTPLWVVESATDRSAYAGEARGMWLHAIAWPASAGHLLAEDIALCDLTEWTPPEIVYGAPSPYLRGGA, encoded by the coding sequence GTGAGTTGTCCCAGATGCGGCGGGTCGGTACGGCCGCCTGACCTGATGCACGCCGAGTCGCGTTGCGCCAGGTGCGGGCCAGTCCCCCCGTTGCACGTGCCGGAGCGCATCGGCGCCGAGATCGTGGCCAGCGTCGTCGACCGGCTGCGCGCCGACGTCGATCCGCCGCAGCGCCCCGGCGTGCCGCTCTGGTGCCCGTGGCCGTTGCCGCCCGGCTGGACGATCACCGGTGTCGCGTACGCCGGTGACGACCGGGCCGGGATCCGGGCCACCGCGGTGGCCTGCGCCGGACCCGCCCCGCTGACCGGTGGCCCGGCCGATCTGGTCTTCGTCGCCGAGGAGCCCGGCACCGGCCTGGGCACCGGGTTGGCCGGGGTGTCCGGCCCCGACCCGGGTCCGCAGGTGGTCGAGGCACTGTCGGATCCCGGACCCCGCCATCCCGAGCACCACAGCACCGCGAAGATCAAAGTGGCCGGTCACCCGACTCCACTGTGGGTCGTGGAGTCCGCCACGGACCGAAGCGCGTACGCCGGTGAGGCTCGGGGAATGTGGCTTCATGCGATAGCCTGGCCGGCGAGCGCGGGTCATCTGCTCGCAGAGGACATCGCGCTCTGCGATCTCACCGAGTGGACTCCACCCGAGATCGTGTACGGCGCACCATCTCCCTATCTGCGGGGCGGGGCTTGA
- a CDS encoding PhzF family phenazine biosynthesis protein, with the protein MSTLAYEIVDVFTDRPFAGNPLAVVFGAEGLGTAQMQALALEFNLSETVFVLPATQAGVTYRARIFTPTVELPFAGHPSVGAAVTASRRGLFGAGQVTQECGAGVLPVEVTGTAATLTGGTPTLGPELDAEQLLEMAGLDPDDHVGPAPRVAGCGLEFPYLPVHPEAVARARVNAAAAQRYGVEHVSVFSWNADTQTAHARVFVPGIGVPEDPATGSAALGLGVWLVASGLLPGDGRSEYTIRQGVEMSRPSLLACTVTAAGGTALGATVTGQVVPIARGEITIPPFLG; encoded by the coding sequence ATGTCGACCCTGGCCTACGAGATCGTGGACGTCTTCACCGACCGGCCCTTCGCCGGCAACCCCCTGGCCGTGGTGTTCGGTGCCGAAGGGCTCGGCACGGCACAGATGCAGGCCCTCGCGCTGGAGTTCAACCTCTCCGAGACGGTGTTCGTGCTGCCCGCCACCCAGGCGGGCGTCACCTACCGGGCGCGCATCTTCACGCCTACGGTGGAGCTGCCCTTCGCCGGACACCCGAGCGTCGGCGCGGCGGTCACCGCCAGCCGTCGGGGGCTCTTCGGGGCGGGGCAGGTCACCCAGGAGTGCGGCGCCGGGGTGTTGCCGGTCGAGGTGACCGGGACCGCCGCCACCCTGACCGGGGGCACCCCCACGCTCGGTCCCGAGCTGGACGCGGAGCAGCTGCTGGAGATGGCCGGGCTCGACCCCGACGACCACGTCGGCCCGGCACCCCGGGTGGCCGGGTGCGGGCTGGAGTTCCCGTATCTCCCGGTCCACCCGGAGGCGGTGGCCCGGGCGCGGGTGAACGCGGCGGCGGCGCAACGGTACGGCGTGGAGCACGTCAGCGTCTTCTCCTGGAACGCCGACACGCAAACCGCGCACGCCCGGGTCTTCGTGCCGGGCATCGGCGTACCGGAGGACCCGGCGACCGGCTCGGCCGCCCTCGGCCTCGGCGTCTGGTTGGTGGCCAGCGGCCTGTTGCCCGGCGACGGCCGCTCGGAGTACACGATCCGGCAGGGCGTCGAGATGAGCCGGCCCTCCCTGCTGGCCTGTACGGTCACCGCCGCCGGCGGCACCGCCCTCGGGGCCACCGTCACCGGCCAGGTGGTCCCGATCGCCCGAGGCGAGATCACCATCCCCCCCTTCCTCGGCTGA
- the trxA gene encoding thioredoxin, with the protein MATVELTTANFDEVTGQDGVVLVDFWAEWCGPCKRFAPVYERSSEKHPNIVFGKVDTEAQQELGAKFDIRSIPTIMAIRDGVIVFAQPGALPESALENLIEQVEALDMDDVRKQLAEHKH; encoded by the coding sequence ATGGCAACCGTTGAGCTGACCACGGCGAACTTCGACGAGGTGACCGGCCAGGACGGCGTCGTGCTTGTCGACTTCTGGGCCGAGTGGTGTGGACCGTGCAAGCGCTTCGCGCCGGTCTACGAGCGCTCCTCGGAGAAGCACCCGAACATCGTCTTCGGCAAGGTGGACACCGAGGCCCAGCAGGAGCTCGGCGCGAAGTTCGACATCCGCTCGATCCCCACGATCATGGCGATCCGGGACGGTGTCATCGTCTTCGCCCAGCCGGGTGCCCTGCCCGAGTCGGCCCTGGAGAACCTGATCGAGCAGGTCGAGGCGCTCGACATGGACGACGTACGCAAGCAGCTCGCCGAGCACAAGCACTGA